Proteins co-encoded in one Deltaproteobacteria bacterium genomic window:
- a CDS encoding IclR family transcriptional regulator, with the protein MVRRDKSNYIIQSVAHALDVLEEFRGDMDELGVTELSKKLKLHKNNVFRILATLQSRNYIEQNRSNDNYRLGIKCLELGQTFIRQRGLLKQAKSILEELAGTTGETSYISILRGNEVVYLDAVETTSTVRVVSRVGLHMPIHATAAGKALVLFDSDEELSKRFSGEVPRFTKNTKVQVAEILKDLSSARERGYATDLEEFEEGLRCIASPIQDYTRKVVGAISVTGPAHRLPDDRIAQVVGPEVDRAAKALSARLGFRE; encoded by the coding sequence ATGGTACGCCGAGACAAGTCGAACTATATCATCCAGTCCGTCGCACACGCACTCGACGTGCTCGAGGAGTTCCGGGGCGACATGGACGAGCTCGGCGTCACCGAGCTCAGCAAGAAGCTAAAGCTGCATAAAAACAACGTCTTCCGAATCCTCGCCACCCTCCAGTCCAGGAATTACATCGAGCAGAACCGTTCGAACGACAATTACCGGCTCGGGATCAAGTGCCTCGAGCTGGGGCAGACTTTCATCCGGCAGCGGGGGTTGCTGAAACAGGCGAAGTCCATCCTCGAGGAACTTGCCGGAACGACCGGCGAGACGAGCTACATCTCCATCCTGCGGGGGAACGAGGTCGTTTACCTCGACGCGGTGGAGACCACGTCCACCGTGCGGGTCGTGTCCCGCGTGGGACTCCACATGCCGATCCACGCAACGGCCGCCGGGAAGGCGCTGGTCCTGTTCGATTCGGACGAGGAGCTCTCCAAGCGGTTCTCCGGGGAGGTCCCCCGGTTCACGAAGAACACCAAGGTGCAGGTCGCCGAAATCCTGAAGGACCTTTCCTCCGCGCGGGAGAGGGGGTACGCCACCGACCTCGAGGAGTTCGAAGAGGGGCTTCGGTGCATCGCCAGCCCCATCCAGGACTACACCCGCAAGGTGGTGGGGGCGATCAGCGTCACGGGACCCGCGCACCGGCTCCCGGACGACCGGATCGCCCAGGTGGTCGGACCCGAAGTCGACCGTGCGGCGAAGGCTCTCTCCGCGCGGCTCGGTTTCCGCGAGTAG
- a CDS encoding tetratricopeptide repeat protein — protein MRSKRIPRIVAMLLLTVLFPLAGCKKSQPPQPAGDGEPIRLNALAEIETYKEILRKDPGNLQALIGIGNLYFDTKQDLLAISSYQKALAADPSNANVRTDMAVCLRRTGNFDRAIEELRKAISMNPRHAQSRYNLGVILVNDKHDLEGGVKAWEGLLENVPDYPYRDSLKAEIARMRSMKESTKPKFK, from the coding sequence ATGAGGTCGAAACGGATTCCCCGGATCGTCGCCATGCTGCTTCTCACGGTGCTCTTTCCGCTCGCCGGTTGCAAGAAGAGCCAGCCCCCCCAGCCCGCGGGCGACGGCGAGCCGATCCGGCTCAACGCGCTGGCGGAGATCGAAACCTACAAGGAGATCCTGCGGAAGGATCCCGGAAACCTGCAGGCGCTGATCGGGATCGGGAACCTCTACTTCGACACGAAGCAGGACCTTCTCGCCATCTCCAGCTACCAGAAGGCGCTTGCCGCGGACCCCTCGAACGCCAACGTGCGCACGGACATGGCGGTCTGCCTGCGCCGGACGGGGAATTTCGACCGCGCGATCGAGGAGCTGCGGAAGGCGATCTCCATGAATCCGCGCCATGCCCAGTCGCGGTACAACCTCGGCGTGATCCTGGTCAACGACAAGCACGACCTGGAGGGCGGGGTGAAGGCCTGGGAGGGGCTCCTGGAAAACGTGCCGGACTATCCGTACCGGGACAGCCTGAAAGCCGAGATCGCGCGGATGCGGTCGATGAAGGAGTCCACGAAGCCGAAGTTCAAGTAG
- the folK gene encoding 2-amino-4-hydroxy-6-hydroxymethyldihydropteridine diphosphokinase, whose product MDAVLLLGSNQGRRVRRIRDAVAALGRESEVRAVSRMYASEPSGRAHQPWFLNLAVRLSTDLSPRGLLALAKRLEEAAGRRGGARWGPRPLDVDIILMGDSVVSEPGLSIPHESMAVRRFCLLPVSDVAPDAIVPPGGRTVAQLLAACEDPLEVMAL is encoded by the coding sequence GTGGACGCCGTCCTCCTGCTCGGCAGCAACCAGGGGCGCCGCGTCCGCCGGATACGGGACGCGGTCGCCGCCCTGGGGCGCGAATCGGAAGTGCGCGCGGTGTCCCGGATGTACGCCAGCGAGCCGTCCGGCAGGGCCCATCAGCCGTGGTTCCTGAACCTGGCGGTCCGCCTCTCCACGGACCTGTCCCCCCGCGGGCTGCTGGCCCTGGCGAAGCGGCTGGAGGAGGCGGCGGGGCGGCGGGGCGGCGCCCGGTGGGGACCGCGTCCGCTCGACGTCGACATCATCCTGATGGGGGATTCCGTCGTTTCGGAGCCGGGACTTTCGATCCCCCACGAATCCATGGCGGTCCGGCGGTTCTGCCTGCTCCCCGTGTCGGACGTCGCCCCGGACGCGATCGTCCCCCCCGGAGGCAGGACCGTCGCGCAGCTGCTCGCTGCGTGCGAAGACCCACTCGAGGTGATGGCCCTATGA
- a CDS encoding fumarylacetoacetate hydrolase family protein, with amino-acid sequence MRIGRYEYGGTARYGLIDQGAGTVHEIAGEPFDEVRATGVIRRLADVRLLAPVSPGKIVAVGLNYKDHAREMGKSIPEDPLLFLKAPSAVNRPGGDIVYPAQSARVDYEAELAVVIGRRAKDVAADDAAACILGYTCINDVTARDLQARDVQYTRAKGFDTFAPLGPWIETELDPSAVSVRCIVNGETRQDGNTREMGASVFRLIEFISSVMTLFPGDVIATGTPPGVGSLSVGDVVTVEVGGIGALTNRVVAP; translated from the coding sequence ATGAGGATCGGGCGGTACGAGTACGGAGGCACGGCACGGTACGGTCTGATCGACCAGGGCGCGGGGACGGTGCACGAGATCGCGGGAGAGCCGTTCGACGAGGTGCGCGCCACCGGGGTGATCCGGCGGCTGGCGGATGTCCGGCTCCTCGCGCCGGTCTCGCCCGGCAAGATCGTCGCGGTGGGCTTGAACTACAAGGACCACGCGCGGGAGATGGGAAAGAGCATCCCGGAGGACCCGCTCCTGTTCCTCAAGGCGCCGTCGGCGGTAAACCGCCCCGGGGGGGACATCGTCTACCCGGCGCAGTCCGCAAGGGTGGATTACGAGGCGGAGCTCGCGGTGGTGATCGGCCGGCGCGCGAAGGACGTCGCGGCGGATGACGCGGCGGCGTGCATCCTCGGGTACACGTGCATCAACGACGTGACGGCGCGCGACCTCCAGGCCCGGGACGTGCAGTACACGCGCGCCAAGGGGTTCGACACCTTCGCGCCCCTCGGCCCCTGGATCGAGACCGAGCTCGACCCTTCCGCCGTTTCCGTCCGGTGCATCGTCAACGGCGAAACCCGGCAGGACGGCAACACCCGCGAGATGGGCGCCTCGGTGTTCCGGCTGATCGAGTTCATCAGTTCGGTCATGACCCTTTTCCCCGGCGACGTGATCGCCACGGGAACGCCTCCCGGCGTCGGCTCGCTCTCCGTGGGGGACGTCGTGACGGTGGAGGTCGGGGGGATCGGCGCCCTCACCAACCGGGTGGTCGCGCCGTAG
- a CDS encoding 4-hydroxy-tetrahydrodipicolinate reductase, translated as MPGVAVCGAMGRMGRAILSVLRDGPSGLTLSAAVEAPGHPLLSQDAFAAAGAGSGGVGITDDFRAAIAASDVAIDFTSAESSSRNALAAAAAGKPIVIGSTGLSQGQMEMLREASGRIAIVHSPNMSVGVNLMFRVAAEVAGVLGDDYDVEIVETHHRFKKDAPSGTAVRLAESVASALGRKMGEVGVYGREGMVGERTRKEIGVFAVRAGDVVGEHTLVFGGIGERFEITHRAHSRDTFARGAVRAAGWVLGKPAGLYDMAAVLGLGK; from the coding sequence GTGCCCGGCGTCGCGGTCTGCGGAGCCATGGGGAGGATGGGCCGGGCGATCCTGTCCGTCCTCCGGGACGGCCCGTCGGGTCTTACGCTGTCCGCGGCGGTGGAGGCCCCGGGGCACCCGCTCCTGTCGCAGGACGCCTTCGCGGCCGCGGGGGCGGGGTCCGGGGGCGTCGGGATCACCGACGATTTCCGCGCGGCGATCGCCGCCTCGGACGTGGCCATCGATTTCACGAGCGCCGAGTCATCCTCCCGGAACGCCCTCGCCGCCGCAGCCGCCGGAAAGCCGATCGTGATCGGCAGCACCGGGCTCTCGCAGGGGCAGATGGAAATGCTGCGCGAGGCGTCGGGGAGGATCGCGATCGTGCACTCCCCCAACATGAGCGTCGGGGTGAACCTGATGTTCCGGGTGGCCGCCGAAGTGGCGGGGGTGCTCGGGGACGACTACGACGTGGAGATCGTCGAGACCCACCACCGGTTCAAGAAGGACGCCCCGTCGGGTACGGCGGTCCGACTGGCCGAATCGGTGGCCTCGGCCCTCGGCCGGAAGATGGGGGAGGTCGGCGTGTACGGCCGGGAGGGGATGGTGGGGGAGCGCACCCGCAAGGAGATCGGCGTGTTCGCCGTCCGCGCGGGAGACGTGGTCGGCGAGCACACCCTCGTGTTCGGGGGGATCGGCGAGCGGTTCGAGATCACGCACCGCGCGCACAGCCGCGACACCTTCGCCCGCGGCGCGGTCCGCGCCGCCGGGTGGGTGCTCGGGAAGCCGGCCGGCCTCTACGACATGGCCGCCGTCCTCGGACTCGGGAAATGA
- a CDS encoding 4-hydroxy-tetrahydrodipicolinate synthase, protein MFHGAIVATVTPFRNGKLDAAGLKRLVEFQIRNGTAGIVPCGTTGESATLSHDEHRQVIDLVVEAVDGRVPVIAGTGSNNTREAVALTRYAKKAGADAALVITPYYNKPTQKGLVAHFTEVAGAADIPLVLYNVPGRTGVNMAAETVARLSEVRNIVGVKEASGNLAQICDILSMTPRTFCVLSGDDGLFFPMLALGAKGIISVVSNVAPRLMADLYDAFSLGQVHRAREIHFRLWPLMQALFIETNPIPAKTALAMMGKVREEFRLPLCAMSDGNRKALAKVLSGLKIL, encoded by the coding sequence ATGTTCCACGGGGCGATCGTAGCGACCGTCACGCCGTTCCGGAACGGGAAGCTGGACGCGGCGGGGCTGAAAAGGCTGGTGGAGTTCCAGATCCGGAACGGGACCGCCGGGATCGTCCCGTGCGGGACGACCGGAGAGTCGGCGACCCTCTCCCACGACGAGCACCGGCAGGTGATCGACCTCGTGGTCGAGGCGGTCGACGGCAGGGTGCCCGTGATCGCGGGGACCGGTTCCAACAACACGAGGGAAGCGGTCGCCCTCACCCGGTACGCCAAGAAGGCGGGCGCCGACGCGGCGCTCGTCATCACGCCGTACTACAACAAGCCCACGCAGAAGGGGCTCGTCGCCCACTTCACCGAGGTCGCCGGGGCCGCGGACATCCCCCTGGTGCTCTACAACGTTCCCGGACGGACGGGCGTCAACATGGCGGCGGAGACGGTCGCCCGCCTCTCCGAGGTGCGGAACATCGTCGGGGTGAAGGAGGCGTCCGGGAATCTCGCGCAGATCTGCGACATCCTCTCGATGACCCCGCGGACGTTCTGCGTGCTGTCGGGGGACGACGGGCTCTTCTTCCCGATGCTGGCCCTGGGCGCCAAGGGGATCATCTCCGTGGTCTCGAACGTCGCGCCGCGCCTGATGGCGGATCTCTACGACGCGTTCTCTCTCGGACAGGTCCACCGCGCGCGGGAGATCCACTTCCGCCTGTGGCCGCTCATGCAGGCGTTGTTCATCGAGACGAATCCGATCCCGGCGAAGACCGCGCTCGCCATGATGGGGAAGGTCCGGGAGGAGTTCCGGCTCCCGCTGTGCGCGATGTCCGACGGGAACCGGAAGGCCCTCGCGAAGGTCCTCTCCGGCCTGAAGATCCTGTAG
- a CDS encoding diaminopimelate epimerase, protein MAARGIPFSKINGSGNDFLLIDNRDGLLEGIDRPAFASKVCDRSRSIGADGLILVEPSESADFRWDFYNADGSRAEMCGNGGRCAARFAFARKIAGRAMAFETLAGTVRASVSGRRVKLQMTRPAGLRLDRTLTLAGKRYTYSFLDTGVPHAVLFVADLERVDVAGVGRGIRRHKAFAPRGTNVNFVTVRDGVVWARTYERGVEGETLACGTGAVASGILASIRGLAAPPVAVRTSGGETLTIHFDAGRKDFGEVYLEGDTSWSCDGKIFEEAYRY, encoded by the coding sequence ATGGCGGCTCGTGGAATCCCCTTTTCCAAGATCAACGGAAGCGGCAACGACTTCCTCCTGATCGACAACCGGGACGGCCTCCTGGAGGGGATCGACCGGCCCGCGTTCGCGTCGAAGGTGTGCGACCGCTCCCGATCGATCGGGGCGGACGGGTTGATCCTCGTGGAGCCGTCGGAAAGCGCGGACTTCCGCTGGGATTTCTACAACGCGGACGGCTCCCGGGCCGAGATGTGCGGCAACGGCGGCCGCTGCGCCGCGCGCTTCGCATTCGCCCGGAAGATCGCCGGGAGGGCGATGGCGTTCGAGACCCTCGCGGGGACCGTCCGCGCGTCGGTGTCGGGCCGTCGCGTGAAGCTGCAGATGACCCGTCCGGCGGGGCTTCGCCTGGACCGGACGCTCACGCTGGCGGGAAAGCGGTACACGTACTCGTTCCTCGACACCGGGGTCCCGCACGCGGTGCTCTTCGTCGCGGACCTCGAGCGGGTCGACGTGGCGGGCGTCGGGCGCGGGATCCGGCGGCACAAGGCGTTCGCCCCCCGGGGGACGAACGTCAACTTCGTGACGGTTCGCGACGGCGTGGTGTGGGCGCGCACGTACGAGCGCGGCGTGGAGGGCGAGACGCTGGCGTGCGGGACGGGGGCGGTCGCCAGCGGCATCCTCGCGTCGATTCGCGGGCTCGCGGCGCCGCCGGTCGCCGTGCGGACGAGCGGCGGGGAGACGCTGACGATCCACTTCGACGCCGGGAGGAAGGATTTCGGCGAGGTGTACCTCGAGGGGGACACCTCCTGGTCGTGCGACGGGAAGATCTTCGAGGAAGCGTACCGCTATTGA
- the lysA gene encoding diaminopimelate decarboxylase has product MHHFAVNGRGQLCCEGYPLKEIARQAGTPVFVYSHATLSHHYKVFDEAFAAVPHVICYSMKANSNGSVIRTFTNLGSGVDIVSGGELARALAAGAPPKKIVYSGVGKKVWEIEEALRRGILMFNVESREELETIDAVAGRMRKRAPVSIRVNPDVDPKTHPYISTGLKKNKFGIHIAQAMKDYEWAARRRHIDVVGVDCHIGSQLTDVAPFVDAAGRVRKLVDKLLAKGMPIRLVDIGGGLGIRYNDEMPPHPKEYANAVAGAFRGIDVTLVLEPGRVLVGNAGVLVTEVLYTKPIPSPAGKGKKYFFIVDAAMNDLARPSLYGSYHAILPVGRAPRGRVTADVVGPICESGDFLARDRAMPPYRSGDLLAVMSAGAYGFSMSSNYNSRPRAAEVMVSGDRCEIVRERESARDVSRGERTASFLRRRR; this is encoded by the coding sequence ATGCACCATTTCGCGGTGAACGGACGGGGGCAGCTCTGCTGCGAGGGGTACCCCTTGAAGGAGATCGCCCGCCAGGCGGGGACCCCGGTCTTCGTGTACAGCCACGCCACCCTCTCCCACCACTACAAGGTGTTCGACGAGGCGTTCGCCGCCGTACCGCACGTCATCTGCTACTCCATGAAGGCCAACTCGAACGGTTCGGTCATCCGCACCTTCACCAACCTCGGCAGCGGCGTGGACATCGTCTCGGGAGGGGAGCTGGCCCGGGCGCTCGCGGCCGGCGCCCCCCCGAAGAAGATCGTCTACTCCGGGGTCGGGAAGAAGGTGTGGGAGATCGAGGAGGCGCTCCGCCGCGGGATCCTGATGTTCAACGTCGAGTCGCGCGAGGAGCTCGAGACGATCGACGCGGTCGCCGGCAGGATGCGCAAACGGGCCCCGGTCTCGATCCGGGTCAATCCCGACGTGGACCCGAAGACCCACCCGTACATCTCGACGGGCCTGAAGAAGAACAAGTTCGGGATCCACATCGCGCAGGCCATGAAGGATTACGAGTGGGCCGCGAGGCGGCGACACATCGACGTGGTGGGCGTGGACTGCCACATCGGTTCGCAGCTGACCGACGTGGCTCCGTTCGTCGACGCGGCGGGGCGCGTGCGGAAGCTGGTCGACAAGCTCCTGGCGAAGGGGATGCCCATCCGGCTGGTCGACATCGGCGGCGGGCTCGGGATCCGGTACAACGACGAGATGCCGCCCCACCCGAAGGAGTACGCGAACGCCGTCGCGGGAGCGTTCCGGGGGATCGACGTCACCCTGGTCCTCGAGCCGGGGCGCGTGCTGGTCGGAAACGCGGGGGTTCTCGTGACGGAAGTTCTCTACACGAAACCGATCCCGTCCCCCGCCGGGAAGGGAAAGAAATATTTCTTCATCGTGGACGCGGCCATGAACGACCTGGCGCGGCCGTCCCTCTACGGGTCGTACCACGCGATCCTGCCGGTGGGGAGGGCGCCGCGCGGCCGGGTGACGGCGGACGTGGTGGGCCCCATCTGCGAGTCCGGCGATTTCCTGGCGAGGGACCGGGCGATGCCGCCGTACCGGTCGGGAGACCTGCTCGCGGTCATGAGCGCGGGGGCGTACGGCTTCTCCATGTCCTCCAACTACAACAGCCGGCCGCGGGCCGCCGAGGTGATGGTATCGGGCGACCGGTGCGAGATCGTCCGGGAGCGCGAGTCCGCGCGCGACGTCTCCCGCGGGGAGCGCACGGCGTCGTTCCTGCGGCGGCGGCGCTAA
- the argH gene encoding argininosuccinate lyase has translation MAKKKAWGGRFGSGTDRFVEEFTASIPYDVLLYRHDIAGSVAHARMLGKQGILPKAEAERIVAGLSEILEEIDSGKLSFDLSQEDIHMAIEQRLIRKIGPVGGKLHTGRSRNDQVATDLRLFLRDEIDAVENLLAAVCGSLVDRAEELFGVVLPGYTHMQRAQPVLLSHHLLAYREMFARDADRFAEVRRRTNVSPLGAGALAGSTFPLDRAYTARELGMDGVCENSVDAVSDRDFAADFLYACAVTMMHLSRLSEEMVYWSSSEFGFLSLPDALCTGSSIMPQKKNPDVAELIRGKTGRAYGNLLNLLTIMKGLPLSYNRDMQEDKEPVFDSARTVKDCLAGADLLLRGMTVNDERMRAACDDGFLTATDLADYLARKGVPFRKAHEITGKIVRYCEGKGKRLKDASLKELRTFSKAIGEDVRDAISLSNSVRLRRTRGGTGPDPVRARLSALRKK, from the coding sequence ATGGCGAAGAAGAAGGCGTGGGGAGGGCGGTTCGGCTCCGGGACCGACCGGTTCGTCGAGGAGTTCACCGCGTCGATCCCGTACGACGTCCTCCTGTACCGGCACGACATCGCCGGGAGCGTGGCGCACGCCCGGATGCTGGGGAAGCAGGGGATCCTCCCGAAGGCCGAGGCGGAGCGGATCGTCGCGGGCCTTTCGGAGATCCTCGAGGAGATCGATTCCGGAAAGCTTTCCTTCGACCTCTCCCAGGAAGACATCCACATGGCGATCGAGCAGCGGCTGATCCGGAAGATCGGGCCGGTCGGGGGGAAGCTCCACACCGGGCGCAGCCGCAACGACCAGGTCGCCACGGATCTCCGGCTGTTCCTGCGGGACGAGATCGACGCCGTCGAAAACCTCCTCGCCGCGGTCTGCGGGTCGCTCGTCGACCGGGCGGAGGAGCTCTTCGGAGTCGTCCTCCCGGGGTACACCCACATGCAGAGGGCGCAGCCGGTCCTCCTGTCCCACCACCTGCTGGCGTACCGGGAGATGTTCGCGCGGGACGCGGACCGTTTCGCGGAGGTCCGGCGGAGGACCAACGTGTCCCCGCTGGGGGCCGGGGCGCTGGCGGGGTCCACCTTCCCGCTCGACCGCGCGTACACGGCGCGCGAGCTCGGGATGGACGGGGTCTGCGAGAACAGCGTCGACGCCGTTTCGGACCGCGACTTCGCGGCCGATTTCCTCTACGCGTGCGCCGTCACGATGATGCACCTGTCCCGTCTTTCCGAGGAGATGGTGTACTGGTCCTCCTCGGAATTCGGATTCCTGTCGCTCCCCGACGCCCTCTGCACCGGGAGCAGCATCATGCCCCAGAAGAAGAATCCGGACGTGGCGGAGCTGATCCGGGGGAAGACCGGGCGCGCGTACGGAAACCTCCTGAACCTGCTGACGATCATGAAGGGGCTGCCCCTGTCCTACAACCGGGACATGCAGGAGGACAAGGAACCGGTGTTCGACTCGGCCCGCACGGTGAAGGATTGCCTCGCCGGGGCGGACCTCCTGCTCCGCGGGATGACGGTGAACGACGAGCGGATGCGGGCGGCGTGCGACGACGGCTTCCTGACCGCCACCGACCTCGCGGACTACCTGGCGCGGAAGGGGGTTCCGTTCCGGAAGGCGCACGAGATCACCGGGAAGATCGTGCGGTACTGCGAGGGGAAGGGGAAACGGCTGAAGGACGCAAGCCTCAAGGAGCTGCGGACCTTCTCGAAGGCGATCGGGGAGGACGTCCGGGACGCCATCTCCCTCTCGAACTCGGTCCGGCTCCGCAGGACGCGCGGCGGCACGGGTCCCGACCCGGTCCGGGCGCGCCTTTCGGCCCTGCGGAAGAAATGA
- a CDS encoding argininosuccinate synthase, with product MKNVKKVVLAYSGGLDTSVILAWLIETYGCEVIAFVADLGQGEELAPVRAKAKRTGASKVYVENVQDEFVRDFVFPALMANTVYEGAYLLGTSIARPLIAKKQIEVARKEKAEAVSHGATGKGNDQVRFELTYYALMPGIRVIAPWREWDLASRTDLVNYARKRGIPTPVTAAKPYSSDRNLLHISFEGGILEDPWSEPPENMFVLTRSPAKAPGRPQYVEVDFERGIPVAVDGRKMGPAKLLGHLNAVGGRHGIGRVDLVENRYVGMKSRGVYETPGGTILHAAHRAVESLTLDREVMHLRDTLMPRFAELIYNGYWYSPEMDLLKGTIAATQENVTGTARLKLYKGGVTVAGRKSPVSLYRTDFATFEKETVYNQADATGFIKINALRLKIRSMLKNGKG from the coding sequence TTGAAAAACGTCAAGAAAGTCGTTCTGGCGTATTCCGGGGGGCTCGACACGTCCGTGATCCTTGCATGGCTCATCGAGACGTACGGGTGCGAGGTGATCGCCTTCGTCGCCGATCTGGGGCAGGGCGAGGAGCTCGCCCCCGTGCGGGCGAAGGCGAAGCGGACCGGCGCGTCGAAGGTCTACGTGGAAAACGTCCAGGACGAGTTCGTCCGGGATTTCGTCTTCCCGGCCCTGATGGCGAACACCGTGTACGAGGGCGCGTATCTCCTCGGGACGTCGATCGCGCGCCCGCTGATCGCCAAGAAGCAGATCGAGGTGGCGCGGAAGGAGAAGGCCGAGGCCGTTTCCCACGGCGCCACGGGGAAGGGGAACGACCAGGTCCGGTTCGAGCTGACCTATTACGCCCTGATGCCGGGGATCCGCGTCATCGCCCCGTGGAGGGAATGGGACCTCGCATCCCGGACCGACCTCGTGAACTACGCCCGGAAGCGCGGCATCCCCACGCCGGTCACGGCGGCGAAGCCGTACTCCAGCGACCGGAACCTGCTCCACATCAGCTTCGAGGGGGGGATCCTGGAGGACCCCTGGTCGGAGCCCCCGGAGAACATGTTCGTCCTCACGCGGTCCCCGGCAAAGGCGCCCGGACGCCCGCAGTACGTCGAGGTCGATTTCGAACGGGGCATCCCCGTCGCGGTGGACGGGAGGAAGATGGGACCCGCGAAGCTCCTCGGGCACCTGAACGCCGTCGGCGGGAGGCACGGCATCGGCCGGGTGGACCTCGTCGAGAACCGGTACGTGGGAATGAAGTCCCGCGGCGTCTACGAAACCCCGGGAGGGACGATCCTGCACGCCGCCCACCGCGCGGTCGAGTCGCTCACCCTCGACCGCGAGGTCATGCACCTGCGCGACACCCTGATGCCCCGGTTCGCGGAGCTCATCTACAACGGGTACTGGTACTCGCCGGAGATGGACCTGCTGAAGGGAACGATCGCGGCGACCCAGGAGAACGTCACCGGGACGGCGCGTCTCAAGCTGTACAAGGGGGGCGTGACCGTCGCCGGGCGGAAGAGCCCGGTGTCCCTCTACCGGACCGACTTCGCCACCTTCGAGAAGGAGACGGTCTACAACCAGGCCGACGCGACCGGGTTCATCAAGATCAACGCCCTGCGCCTGAAGATCCGGTCGATGCTGAAAAACGGGAAAGGCTGA
- the argF gene encoding ornithine carbamoyltransferase, with the protein MRKDLLRILDLSDRDLLAIVASGQAWKRRAGKRGAPRPLRGKSLAMIFQKASTRTRVSFEVGMSRLGGHALFMSPEDTQIGRGEPIRDTARVLSRYVDAVMIRTFAHATAVELASASTVPVINGLTDDHHPCQILADLMTAKERGKDLRKMRVAFVGDGNNVANSWVEAAHVLGFTLRVACPKGYEPDRGVLAEAERMGRGDVRVVRDPADAARKADVLYTDVWTSMGQEAESRKRMAAFRGYCIDEAMLKISAPGSIVMHCLPAHRGEEITDAVMEGPRSAVFDEAENRLHVQMAVLEKLIRH; encoded by the coding sequence GTGAGGAAGGACCTGCTCCGCATCCTGGACCTTTCGGACAGGGACCTCCTCGCCATCGTCGCATCCGGGCAGGCGTGGAAGCGGCGAGCGGGGAAGCGGGGCGCCCCCAGGCCGCTCCGGGGGAAGTCGCTGGCGATGATCTTCCAGAAGGCGTCCACCCGCACCCGCGTCTCGTTCGAAGTCGGCATGTCGCGGCTGGGAGGGCACGCGCTGTTCATGTCGCCGGAGGACACGCAGATCGGGCGGGGAGAGCCGATCCGGGACACCGCCCGCGTCCTTTCGCGGTACGTCGACGCGGTGATGATCCGGACGTTCGCCCACGCGACCGCGGTCGAGCTCGCCTCCGCGTCCACGGTCCCGGTCATCAACGGGTTGACGGACGACCACCATCCGTGCCAGATCCTCGCGGACCTGATGACGGCGAAGGAGCGGGGGAAGGACCTGCGGAAGATGCGGGTGGCGTTCGTGGGGGACGGGAACAACGTCGCCAACTCGTGGGTCGAGGCCGCCCACGTCCTCGGGTTCACGCTGCGTGTCGCCTGCCCGAAAGGGTACGAGCCGGACCGGGGCGTCCTGGCCGAGGCGGAAAGGATGGGGCGGGGGGACGTTCGCGTCGTGCGGGATCCCGCCGACGCGGCGCGAAAGGCGGACGTCCTGTACACCGACGTCTGGACCAGCATGGGGCAGGAGGCCGAGAGCCGGAAACGGATGGCCGCCTTCCGCGGGTACTGCATCGACGAAGCGATGCTGAAGATTTCCGCGCCCGGGTCCATCGTGATGCACTGCCTTCCCGCCCACCGGGGCGAGGAGATAACGGACGCGGTGATGGAGGGGCCGCGGTCCGCCGTCTTCGACGAGGCGGAGAACCGGCTCCACGTCCAGATGGCCGTCCTGGAAAAGCTGATACGACACTAG